From Nocardioides faecalis:
GGGTTCATGGTCTTGTAGTCGCCCTCGAAGTCCACCCAGCGCGCCTGCCGGGTGACGTAGGCGCGCCACTCGTCGGCGTACTTCAGCACCGAGGCACGGCAGGCGTCGTTGAACTTGTCGATGCCCATCGCGACGATCTCGTCGGTGGTCTTGATGCCGTTCAGGCGCATCGCCTCGAGCTCGGCCGGCAGGCCGTGGGTGTCCCAGCCGAAGCGGCGCTCGACGCGCTTGCCGCGCATCGTCTGGTAGCGCGGCACGATGTCCTTGACGTAGCCGGTGAGCAGGTGGCCGTAGTGCGGCAGTCCGTTGGCGAACGGCGGGCCGTCGTAGAAGACGAACTCGTCCTCGCCGTGCTCACCGCCGTCGCGCTGGGCGACCGAGGCGCGGAAGGTGTCGTCCTCGGCCCAGTAGGCCAGGACGCGCTCCTCGATCTCGGGGAACCGCGGGGAGCCGGGGACGGCGCCCTGCTCGCTCGTACGGTCGGTGCTGACCTTCGGATAGGTCATCGGGGCCTCGGTCTCCTGCGTCGTCTCAGCTGCGGCATCTACCGCAGGGACGATCCGGCACGGACCGCGGTACCACCCTGCTTGCCCGTCGCGGCGGGTGCCACGACAGACCTCTCCTTCACGGCTGTGACGGGCCTACCCGCCGGGCTCTACTGGGGCTCGCGGACCGCCGGTCCGCTCACCTTTTCTTCCCGGGGCTCGCCGCTGATGACGGCTCGAGCGCCTGTGCCCCCAGCGTACGGCGCGCCGCGGGCGCCGTGCCAATCGGTTCCTCCGCTCAGCAGCCTTGCCCGCCAGCACCCTTGCCGATCAGGTGCTCCGGCCGGTTGGCTGGGGTGGTGAGCGACGAGCTGAGCAACTACCGCGACTACCTCGACCAGTACCGCCAGACCCTGGTGCGCAAGTGCGAGGGACTGACGCCGGCGCAGCTGGCCACCCGGTCGGTGCCGCCGAGCAGCATGAGCCTGCTCGGCATGGTGCGCCACCTCGCCCGCGTGGAGCACTTCTGGTTCTGCCGTGCGCTGAGCTCCAGCGACGGTCCGCGGATCTACGACGACGGTGACGCGGGCTTCGCCGACGTGGTGGCCACCGACGAGGCGGTGGCCGAGGCCTTCGCCGAGTGGCGCGCCCAGGTGGCGCTCGGCGACGCCCTGCTCGACACGCTCGTCGGCACCGACCTGGGCAGGGAGGTCACCTTCCGGCGCGGCACCGAGACCGCCACCGTGCGCGACATCCTGGTGCACCTGATCGAGGAGTACGCCCGCCACTGCGGGCACGCCGACCTGCTGCGCGAGTGCCTGGACGGCGTCACCGGCGAGTGAGCCGGAGGCGCCGACGGACGCGATGAGCGCGCCGGGCAGGATGTGCCGGTGAGCTACCTCCTCGACGACGCCGTCGCCTCCGTGCCGTTGGGCCAGGGCCGGCACCGGGTCCGGATCACCGACGACTGGAACACCGCCAACGGCACCCCCAACGGCGGCTACGTGCTGGCGCTGCTGCAGCACGCCGCGACGGCCGAGTCCGTCCACCCGGACCCGCTGAGCATCGCGGTGACCTACTTCCGTCCCGCCCTGCCCGGGGACGCCGAGATCAGCGTCCGCGAAGTGCGCCGGGGCCGCCGCGTCTCGACGTACGACGCCACGCTGGTCCAGGACGGCAAGGAGATCGCGCACGCGGTGCTCAGCACCCACGACTGGGACACCGCCGGTGCGGTGGAGCACGTGCCGCACGTCGCCCCCGACGTGCCGGGACCGTTGGAGTGTGCCGACACCAGCTCGCTCATCCCGGCCGGGGCGTTCCCGATCCTGGACCGCTACACCTACCGCGCGCCGCAGGCGCCGGGGTGGCTCGTCGGGCAGCCCAGCGGCGTCACCGAGGGCACCTGCTGGCTCCGCGCCGCGGACGGGCGCCCCGTCGACGCGCTGCTCGCCGGCGCCATGGTCGACGCGTTCCCGCCGGTGACCGCCGAGATCGGCCACCTGGCCTCAGCCACCATCCAGCTGACGGTGCACTACCGGCGCCGCCCGGAGACGCTCTGGGCGCTCGGGCACGTGGTGACCCGGCACGTCATCGCGGGCTACCACGACGAGGACGTCGAGCTGTGGGACGAGCAGGGTCGCCTGGTCGCCCAGAGCCGCCAGCTGGCGATCCTGGCCGCTGGCTGAAGCGACCCGCGACACCCCTAGAATCAGTGCCCGTGACTGCTGCCTGGGGCTTCGGCCTGACCACCTATGCCGCCGACCAGACCGTCCTGGACACCTGGTTCCCCGCCCCCGCGCTGGGCGAGAAGCCCGCGGACGTCGAGGCGCCGGCCGAGCTGGTCGCGCTGACCGGCGCGGACGCCGCACGCGGCGTGACCCGGCAGGTGATCCTCGTCGAGATCGCGGACCTGGGCGCCGCGCCGACCAGCACCGCGGAGGTCTGGCTGCGCCTGCACCTGCTCTCCCACCGCCTCGTCGCCCCGCACGGACAGAGCCTGGACGGCATCTTCGGCCTGCTCACCAACGTGGTGTGGACCTCCGCCGGCCCGTGCGCCGTCGAGGGCTTCGAGGCCACCCGGGCCCGGCTGCAGGCCGATGGCCGGCACGTCAGCGTCTACGGCGTGGACAAGTTCCCCCGCATGGTCGACTACGTGCTGCCCACCGGGGTCCGCATCGCCGACGCCGACCGGGTCCGCCTCGGCGCGCACCTGGCCGAGGGCACCACGGTGATGCACGAGGGCTTCGTGAACTTCAACGCCGGCACCCTGGGCGCCTCGATGGTGGAGGGCCGGATCTCGGCCGGTGTCGTCGTCGGCGACGGCTCCGACATCGGCGGCGGCGCCTCGATCATGGGCACCCTGTCCGGCGGCGGCAAGCAGGTCATCTCGATCGGCGAGCGCTGCCTGCTGGGCGCCAACGCCGGCATCGGCATCTCGCTCGGCGACGACTGCGTGGTCGAGGCCGGCTGCTACGTCACCGCGGGCACCAAGGTCACCGTGCTCCAGCCCGGCGAGGAGGCACGCGTGGTCAAGGCCGCCGAGCTGTCGGGGGCGAGCAACGTGCTCTTCCGCCGCAACTCCGTCACCGGCGCGGTCGAGGCGACCGGCTGGCAGGGCCACGGCATCGCGCTGAACGCCGACCTGCACGCCAACTGACGGCGCCGACCCCCTGCGTCCGGTTGCGTCCGCGGCTCGAGGCGATGAGGCCCCTCACCGCCCCGACCGCACACTGGTCCTCGTGAGAAAGCGCTTCACGGCCGTCCTCGTCGGCCTCGTGGTGCTCGCGGTGGTCGTCGCCATCGGCATCGCGGTGCTCCGGGTGACCGACGAGCTCGTCGGCGGCCCCAGCGGCGACTGCACCGTCACCGTCGGCGACCACACCGTCGAGCTGTCCGGGGAGCAGGCCGAGAACGCCGCGCTCATCGCCGCGATCGGCGTACGACGCGGCCTGCCGGCCCGCGCGGTCTCGATCGCGCTCGCCACGGCGTACCAGGAGTCGAAGATCGAGAACATCGACTACGGCGACCGCGACTCCGTCGGGCTGTTCCAGCAGCGGCCCTCCCAGGGCTGGGGCACCACCGAGGAGCTGCTCGACCCCGTCTACGCCACCAACGCGTTCTACGACGCGCTGGAGAAGATCGACGGCTACGAGAAGATGGAGATCACCGTCGCCGCGCAGCGGGTGCAGCGCTCGGCGTTCCCGGACGCCTACGCCGACCACGAGGAGGACGGCCGGGCGCTGGCCTCCGCGCTGACCGGCAACTCCCCCGCGACGTTCACCTGCGACCTCGACG
This genomic window contains:
- a CDS encoding DinB family protein, which gives rise to MSDELSNYRDYLDQYRQTLVRKCEGLTPAQLATRSVPPSSMSLLGMVRHLARVEHFWFCRALSSSDGPRIYDDGDAGFADVVATDEAVAEAFAEWRAQVALGDALLDTLVGTDLGREVTFRRGTETATVRDILVHLIEEYARHCGHADLLRECLDGVTGE
- the dapD gene encoding 2,3,4,5-tetrahydropyridine-2,6-dicarboxylate N-succinyltransferase; translation: MTAAWGFGLTTYAADQTVLDTWFPAPALGEKPADVEAPAELVALTGADAARGVTRQVILVEIADLGAAPTSTAEVWLRLHLLSHRLVAPHGQSLDGIFGLLTNVVWTSAGPCAVEGFEATRARLQADGRHVSVYGVDKFPRMVDYVLPTGVRIADADRVRLGAHLAEGTTVMHEGFVNFNAGTLGASMVEGRISAGVVVGDGSDIGGGASIMGTLSGGGKQVISIGERCLLGANAGIGISLGDDCVVEAGCYVTAGTKVTVLQPGEEARVVKAAELSGASNVLFRRNSVTGAVEATGWQGHGIALNADLHAN
- a CDS encoding thioesterase family protein, translated to MSYLLDDAVASVPLGQGRHRVRITDDWNTANGTPNGGYVLALLQHAATAESVHPDPLSIAVTYFRPALPGDAEISVREVRRGRRVSTYDATLVQDGKEIAHAVLSTHDWDTAGAVEHVPHVAPDVPGPLECADTSSLIPAGAFPILDRYTYRAPQAPGWLVGQPSGVTEGTCWLRAADGRPVDALLAGAMVDAFPPVTAEIGHLASATIQLTVHYRRRPETLWALGHVVTRHVIAGYHDEDVELWDEQGRLVAQSRQLAILAAG